The following proteins are encoded in a genomic region of Ostrea edulis chromosome 7, xbOstEdul1.1, whole genome shotgun sequence:
- the LOC125656901 gene encoding cytochrome P450 7A1-like: protein MIPVTVYIGAIVVLIVAAYFKFLFRTRKENEPPIPKGHFIWGNGDQFHKNAVKFLHDTQKKLGDIFTIRLFHQHLTILMDPHSYERMVKEKNFDFDAIQRQVNHNVFSFALTDARKMIKEAGKTVKGPYLNKGMHQYAKYLNDAYVDVNERTDMDAVKSDWHTDGLRSFNAKTLFSALFFTIFGKMDNETSFQPNTVFKHFDTFHKYFNYLWLGMPVNMFPEALKSLKFLCDQPNSQDFLKRKDLSEYIRFSMNFMLDNGQTEQDIIGHNLVYLHVNYNTFRMAFWALYQLMEHPEALEALRTEVQEIIERREDNVNEDGEIELSLEDVDRLPVLDSITKETLRISGGVFMVRGVAEDTEFQTEDGRTYHLRKGDKVAMYPPAIHKDPEIFENPDEYKYDRFVDATFYKNGREVKNPILAFGSLCPGKKYAMCQAKWFMLSLVNAFDFELCEGEKTECDVNYHGHEILPPTNDVQIRYRLRQGHKKLIYV from the exons ATGATTCCGGTTACCGTCTACATTGGAGCAATAGTGGTGCTGATTGTAGCAGCCTACTTCAAGTTTTTGTTTCGAACACG GAAAGAAAATGAACCTCCCATTCCGAAAGGCCACTTCATATGGGGGAACGGAGACCAGTTCCATAAAAATGCTGTAAAATTTCTCCACGATACACAGAAAAAATTAGGAGATATTTTCACAATTCGACTTTTCCACCAGCATTTAACAATCCTAATGGATCCTCATTCCTACGAAAGGATGGTGAAGGAGAAAAATTTTGATTTCGATGCAATTCAGCGACAGGTGAATCATAATGTCTTCAGCTTCGCTCTTACAGACGCCCGTAAAATGATCAAAGAGGCCGGAAAAACTGTAAAGGGACCTTACCTAAACAAGGGAATGCACCAATACGCCAAATACCTCAACGACGCGTATGTTGATGTCAACGAAAGAACTGATATGGATGCTGTAAAAAGTGATTGGCATACAGATGGACTTAGATCTTTCAATGCCAAAACCTTATTCTCtgctttatttttcacaatttttggcaaaatggACAATGAAACTTCATTTCAACCCAACACCGTCTTCAAACACTTCGACACTTTCCACAAATACTTCAACTACCTCTGGCTCGGGATGCCTGTTAACATGTTCCCAGAAGCCTTGAAATCTCTTAAGTTCCTGTGCGATCAACCAAACTCCCAAGATTTTCTTAAGAGAAAAGACCTGTCTGAATACATTCGATTTTCCATGAATTTCATGTTGGACAACGGTCAGACGGAGCAGGACATCATTGGCCACAATCTCGTATACCTCCACGTCAATTATAATACCTTCAGAATGGCTTTCTGGGCTCTCTATCAACTGATGGAGCATCCCGAGGCTCTGGAAGCACTCAGAACTGAGGTCCAGGAAATCATCGAAAGACGAGAAGACAATGTCAACGAAGACGGTGAAATTGAGCTCAGTCTGGAGGACGTCGACCGCCTCCCAGTTCTTG ACAGTATAACAAAGGAAACACTTAGAATATCTGGTGGAGTGTTCATGGTGCGAGGTGTTGCTGAGGACACCGAATTCCAAACAGAGGATGGCCGCACATACCACCTAAGAAAAGGGGATAAAGTCGCCATGTACCCACCAGCCATTCACAAGGACCCAGAAATTTTCGAAAACCCTGAT GAATACAAATATGACAGGTTCGTCGATGCCACTTTTTACAAGAATGGAAGAGAAGTGAAGAACCCCATCTTGGCTTTCGGTTCCTTGTGTCCAGGAAAGAAGTACGCCATGTGCCAAGCCAAGTGGTTTATGTTATCCTTGGTGAATGCATTTGACTTTGAGCTGTGTGAAGGAGAGAAAACCGAGTGTGATGTGAATTATCACGGACACGAAATTCTACCCCCCACCAATGATGTTCAAATTCGCTACAGATTACGACAAGGACAcaaaaaattaatatatgttTAA